The following coding sequences lie in one Spinacia oleracea cultivar Varoflay chromosome 1, BTI_SOV_V1, whole genome shotgun sequence genomic window:
- the LOC110787158 gene encoding xyloglucan O-acetyltransferase 4, producing the protein MRDVQENTKISGLASLVVYSILFTYTLFNILSPSSPLSVFTIAKTLHYNYPRYHLIHPPKGNYGKCDLFKGKWVEDHTKNPPYTNATCSTIPISKDCFLHGRNDKEFLYWKWKPDKCELPRFEPKTFFQIMRDKRLAFIGDSVARNQMESLLCILSQEEAPIDVYKDAKDRSRTWFFPRNNFTLMVLWTRFLVKGVEREGGVYDLHLDQVDEIWGYNVNQGLVDYAIVSSAQWYFRKNYLFQGGKLIGCLYCNESNLTQFKVSFAIGKAFQTALSYINSCQECKGMVTLVRTISPTHFENGTWNTGGHCERLKPYNKTQVVNTLVSSKNNDEWDVRGVQMEEIEKATKKEGQPIFRAMDITMAMLMRPDAHPGSYWRDKKKKKGFNDCVHWCMPGPIDVWNDLLLALLL; encoded by the exons atgagAGATGTCCAAGAAAATACCAAAATCAGTGGACTTGCTTCATTGGTGGTGTACTCTATACTTTTCACCTACACCCTCTTTAACATCTTATCTCCCTCCTCTCCTCTTTCTGTCTTCACTATTGCCAAAACATTACATTATAACTATCCAAGATATCATCTTATTCATCCTCCAAAGG GTAATTATGGAAAATGTGATTTGTTTAAGGGGAAATGGGTTGAAGACCACACAAAGAACCCTCCCTACACAAATGCAACTTGCTCCACAATTCCAATATCAAAAGATTGTTTCTTGCATGGGAGGAATGACAAGGAGTTCTTATATTGGAAATGGAAGCCAGACAAATGTGAGCTACCAAGGTTCGAACCCAAGACCTTCTTTCAAATAATGCGCGATAAGAGGCTTGCATTTATAGGAGATTCAGTTGCTAGAAACCAAATGGAGTCCCTTTTATGCATCTTATCTCAAGAAGAAGCTCCAATTGATGTGTACAAGGATGCCAAAGATCGGTCTCGAACATGGTTCTTTCCTAGGAACAATTTCACCCTAATGGTGTTATGGACAAGGTTTTTGGTTAAGGGTGTTGAAAGAGAGGGTGGTGTTTATGATTTGCACCTTGATCAAGTGGATGAAATTTGGGGTTATAATGTTAATCAAGGATTAGTTGATTATGCCATTGTTTCAAGTGCTCAATGGTATTTTAGGAAGAATTATTTGTTTCAAGGAGGGAAATTAATTGGATGTCTCTATTGCAATGAATCCAATTTGACTCAATTTAAAGTGAGTTTTGCTATTGGGAAGGCCTTTCAAACTGCACTCAG CTACATTAATAGTTGCCAGGAATGCAAGGGCATGGTGACATTGGTGAGAACAATCTCACCAACACATTTCGAGAATGGGACGTGGAATACCGGAGGCCATTGTGAAAGATTAAAGCCTTACAACAAAACACAAGTAGTAAACACTTTGGTAAGTAGCAAAAACAATGATGAATGGGATGTTAGAGGTGTTCAAATGGAAGAAATCGAGAAAGCAACAAAGAAAGAAGGACAACCAATATTTCGAGCCATGGACATCACTATGGCTATGTTGATGAGACCGGACGCGCACCCGGGTTCATACTGGCGtgacaagaagaagaagaaagggtTCAATGATTGTGTGCATTGGTGCATGCCTGGTCCTATTGATGTGTGGAATGACCTCTTGTTGGCACTACTTTTATGA